The Lycium ferocissimum isolate CSIRO_LF1 unplaced genomic scaffold, AGI_CSIRO_Lferr_CH_V1 ctg20180, whole genome shotgun sequence DNA window AGCAAGGGAAAATTATGTTCAATGTATCCTTTTTATATTGATCTCTACCTTATATCATTGTAACTCCATTATCTTCTGATAAATACATCTTGGCATAATAATCACAAGGCTTTTAAAATGTTATTTCGTGTTAATCTGTATTCGTCAAAGAAAAGGCTAGtgctttgtatatgtattttacaTCTAAAGGACCGCACCACTTCAGCCTCTCAGAGGCCTAACCTAAATTAAGGCTAATGGTTGAGAAATTTGTTTGCTTCTTGTACAAATTCAACATTGTTTCTTGAGCTGCTTCTTGTACAAATTCAACATTGTTTCTTGAGCTTTGGAAGGTCAAGACAGAATATGTTATTCTGAAAGGGAATGTGGTCATTGAATTTTGTGATTCATTTCTGCAGCAATCAAGCTTTACTACAAGATTAGAGGCATTCTTTCCGTGAATTGGAACATGTTAACCACAAACAAAGAGACCCTTTCACATAGCTTTGATGTTAGTTGCTGTACTCATATGCTAATTTCTGGCTTTTGGGTTGGACCAGATACTGAAGACGGATGGGGTTTTGTGGAAGCAATTATATACAGAACGTGCTGAAATTTGGTTGAAAGTTTTACTTCCCTTCCTTCCTTTTTGCTATATTAAACTTGGTGTTTGGAGTTAACGTTCAGC harbors:
- the LOC132043030 gene encoding uncharacterized protein LOC132043030 produces the protein MASLVSISFYKPLQNKTSLALVQGLDSRKSSCCRNLVKKTTAIKLYYKIRGILSVNWNMLTTNKETLSHSFDVSCCTHMLISGFWVGPDTEDGWGFVEAIIYRTC